One Malus domestica chromosome 11, GDT2T_hap1 genomic region harbors:
- the LOC103447453 gene encoding proliferating cell nuclear antigen-like yields the protein MLELRLVQGSLLKKVLESIKDLVNDANFDCSSSGFSLQAMDSSHVALVALLLRSEGFEHYRCDRNMSMGMNLGNMSKMLRCAGNDDIITIKADDGSDTVTFMFESPTQDKISDFEMKLMDIDSEHLGIPEAEYQSIVTMPSAEFARICKDLSGIGDTVVISVTKEGVKFSTRGDIGTANIVCRQNTTVDKPEEATVINMSEPVSLTFALRYMNSFTKATTLSNTVTISLSSELPVVVEYKIAEMGYIRFYLAPKIEEDDEGETKPEV from the exons ATGTTGGAGCTCCGACTGGTTCAGGGGTCGCTGCTGAAGAAGGTGCTGGAGTCCATCAAGGACCTGGTGAACGACGCCAACTTCGACTGCTCCTCCTCCGGCTTCTCCCTCCAGGCCATGGACTCCAGCCACGTGGCGCTCGTCGCCCTCCTCCTCAGATCCGAGGGCTTCGAGCACTACCGCTGCGACCGCAACATGTCCATGGGCATGAACCTCGGCAACATGTCCAAGATGCTCAGGTGCGCCGGAAATGATGACATCATCACCATCAAGGCTGACGATGGCAGTGACACGGTCACCTTCATGTTCGAAAGCCCCA CACAAGATAAAATTTCTGATTTTGAGATGAAGCTGATGGATATTGATAGCGAGCACCTAGGAATTCCGGAGGCAGAATACCAGTCAATTGTGACAATGCCCTCGGCTGAGTTTGCTAGGATATGTAAGGACCTCAGCGGCATTGGTGATACAG TTGTGATATCTGTGACCAAGGAAGGTGTGAAGTTCTCCACAAGAGGGGATATAGGCACTGCTAACATTGTCTGTCGGCAGAACACTACTGTTGACAAG CCTGAAGAAGCAACGGTCATAAACATGAGCGAGCCAGTGTCGTTGACATTCGCTCTGAGGTACATGAACTCGTTCACAAAGGCAACCACATTGTCGAATACAGTCACAATCAGCTTGTCTTCTGAACTTCCAGTCGTGGTTGAGTACAAGATTGCAGAGATGGGCTACATTAGGTTCTACTTGGCTCCCAAGATAGAAGAAGACGATGAAGGCGAAACCAAGCCTGAAGTTTGA